Proteins from one Rosa chinensis cultivar Old Blush chromosome 7, RchiOBHm-V2, whole genome shotgun sequence genomic window:
- the LOC112180639 gene encoding RING-H2 finger protein ATL52 isoform X1 has translation MGSIGSSSSSKTWIPYMNSRDCSQGFCSLYCPQWCYIVIPPPPSFEFPQDNSSSSPNFSPLVIAIIGILVSAFLLVSYYSIMSKYCSNEDRRRSTSREDYGQNEELDGTQNPSIHEPWYVVTVGLDEGVIKSLGVYKYKNGDHFVEGTDCAVCLSEFEEDESLRLLPKCNHAFHLPCIDTWLKSHSNCPLCRASVVSTNAPTHQLPPVVTETPPSSSNEDENVIMGAQVSETGHPRNVEILHGDVIPKTPVRAFSDLGNSEERDTIIEIESDDTFDQTVRRSVSMDYLCQNNLILVADILRMNDEEDEEHVQGCSQLESDEIAGPSKQSVAGGVGTHGRRKETLRHVAMKRSFSGGRLFLTRPARARHIVIPL, from the coding sequence ATGGGGTCTATAGGCAGTAGTAGTAGTTCAAAAACTTGGATACCATATATGAACAGCAGAGACTGTTCTCAAGGCTTTTGTAGTTTGTACTGTCCACAATGGTGCTACATCGTAATACCACCCCCTCCTTCCTTTGAGTTTCCTCAGGACAATTCATCTTCATCTCCAAATTTCTCTCCTCTTGTTATTGCAATCATTGGCATTTTGGTGAGTGCCTTTCTTCTTGTGAGCTACTACTCCATAATGTCCAAGTACTGCAGTAACGAGGACCGAAGAAGATCAACAAGCAGAGAAGACTATGGCCAGAATGAGGAGCTGGATGGTACCCAAAATCCTTCTATCCATGAACCGTGGTATGTTGTGACTGTCGGTTTGGATGAAGGTGTGATAAAGTCATTGGGAGTTTATAAGTACAAGAATGGAGATCACTTTGTTGAAGGGACGGATTGCGCTGTCTGTCTGAGTGAgtttgaagaagatgagagccTGAGGCTGTTGCCCAAGTGCAACCATGCTTTTCATCTTCCATGTATTGATACATGGCTCAAGTCTCACTCGAATTGCCCTCTATGTCGTGCTAGCGTGGTTTCGACGAATGCTCCAACACATCAATTGCCTCCTGTTGTGACTGAAACTCCTCCAAGTAGTAGCAATGAAGATGAAAATGTAATCATGGGGGCACAAGTTTCAGAGACAGGTCATCCTCGAAATGTGGAGATATTGCATGGAGATGTCATTCCAAAGACACCAGTACGCGCTTTTAGTGATTTGGGTAATTCAGAAGAGAGGGATACCATAATAGAGATTGAAAGTGATGATACATTTGATCAAACAGTCAGAAGGTCAGTCTCCATGGACTATTTATGTCAGAATAATCTCATTTTAGTTGCCGATATTCTCCGCAtgaatgatgaagaagatgaagaacatgTGCAAGGGTGCTCACAGTTAGAGTCAGATGAGATTGCTGGTCCTTCAAAACAATCAGTAGCTGGAGGAGTTGGAACTCATGGCCGCAGAAAAGAGACTCTGAGGCATGTTGCAATGAAGAGATCATTTTCAGGTGGGAGATTGTTTCTAACTAGGCCTGCAAGAGCCAGGCATATAGTAATTCCACTCTAG
- the LOC112180639 gene encoding RING-H2 finger protein ATL52 isoform X3 produces the protein MSKYCSNEDRRRSTSREDYGQNEELDGTQNPSIHEPWYVVTVGLDEGVIKSLGVYKYKNGDHFVEGTDCAVCLSEFEEDESLRLLPKCNHAFHLPCIDTWLKSHSNCPLCRASVVSTNAPTHQLPPVVTETPPSSSNEDENVIMGAQVSETGHPRNVEILHGDVIPKTPVRAFSDLGNSEERDTIIEIESDDTFDQTVRRSVSMDYLCQNNLILVADILRMNDEEDEEHVQGCSQLESDEIAGPSKQSVAGGVGTHGRRKETLRHVAMKRSFSGGRLFLTRPARARHIVIPL, from the coding sequence ATGTCCAAGTACTGCAGTAACGAGGACCGAAGAAGATCAACAAGCAGAGAAGACTATGGCCAGAATGAGGAGCTGGATGGTACCCAAAATCCTTCTATCCATGAACCGTGGTATGTTGTGACTGTCGGTTTGGATGAAGGTGTGATAAAGTCATTGGGAGTTTATAAGTACAAGAATGGAGATCACTTTGTTGAAGGGACGGATTGCGCTGTCTGTCTGAGTGAgtttgaagaagatgagagccTGAGGCTGTTGCCCAAGTGCAACCATGCTTTTCATCTTCCATGTATTGATACATGGCTCAAGTCTCACTCGAATTGCCCTCTATGTCGTGCTAGCGTGGTTTCGACGAATGCTCCAACACATCAATTGCCTCCTGTTGTGACTGAAACTCCTCCAAGTAGTAGCAATGAAGATGAAAATGTAATCATGGGGGCACAAGTTTCAGAGACAGGTCATCCTCGAAATGTGGAGATATTGCATGGAGATGTCATTCCAAAGACACCAGTACGCGCTTTTAGTGATTTGGGTAATTCAGAAGAGAGGGATACCATAATAGAGATTGAAAGTGATGATACATTTGATCAAACAGTCAGAAGGTCAGTCTCCATGGACTATTTATGTCAGAATAATCTCATTTTAGTTGCCGATATTCTCCGCAtgaatgatgaagaagatgaagaacatgTGCAAGGGTGCTCACAGTTAGAGTCAGATGAGATTGCTGGTCCTTCAAAACAATCAGTAGCTGGAGGAGTTGGAACTCATGGCCGCAGAAAAGAGACTCTGAGGCATGTTGCAATGAAGAGATCATTTTCAGGTGGGAGATTGTTTCTAACTAGGCCTGCAAGAGCCAGGCATATAGTAATTCCACTCTAG
- the LOC112179144 gene encoding angio-associated migratory cell protein, which translates to MSNPAHALHEEEDDQGEVFLDEADIVGEIAVDEEDLPDADDEVDELDDSIHIFTGHSDELYAVICSPTDTTLVATGGKDDRGFLWKIGHGDWAFELQGHKDSVSSLAFSTDGQLLASGSLDGIIQIWDIASGNLKSTLEGPGGGIEWIKWHPRGHVVLAGSEDSAVWMWNADNGSYLNLFSGHGGRVSCGDFTPDGKTICTGSADTTLRIWNPKSGESIHVVQGHPYHTTGLTCLTISSDSTLAVTGSEDGSVYIVNITTGKVVSSLVSHLDSVECIWLTPSSPWAATGGMDKKLIIWDLQHSLPRCTCEHEDGVTCLTWLGTSRYLATGCMDGKVRLWDSLSGDCVRTLNGHNEPIQSLSVSANQEFLVSVSTDGTARVFELHE; encoded by the exons ATGAGCAATCCAGCTCATGCTCttcatgaagaagaagatgaccaAGGCGAGGTTTTTCTCGATGAAGCAGACATTGTCGGTGAAATTGCAGTCGACGAAgaag ATCTTCCTGATGCAGACGATGAAGTTG ATGAGCTTGATGATTCCATACACATATTTACTGGTCATAGCG ACGAACTATATGCCGTTATATGCAGCCCGACAGATACTACTTTGGTTGCAACAGGGGGTAAAGATGACAGAGggtttctttggaagattggaCACGGAGATTGGGCTTTTGAGCTTCAAG GTCATAAGGATTCTGTTTCTAGCTTAGCATTTAGTACTGATGGACAGTTGCTAGCATCTGGAAGCTTGGATGGAATCATCCAAATTTGGGATATAGCATCAGGAAATCTAAAATCTACTTTAGAAGGTCCTGGTGGGGGAATTGAG TGGATCAAGTGGCATCCTAGAGGTCATGTGGTTTTGGCTGGTTCAGAAGACTCTGCAGTTTGGATGTGGAATGCTGACAATGGTTCCtatcttaatttattttctggtCATGGTGGTAGGGTGAGTTGTGGTGACTTTACCCCTGATG GAAAAACAATCTGCACTGGTTCTGCTGATACAACTTTGAGAATATGGAATCCAAAAAGTGGCGAGAGCATTCATGTGGTACAAG GTCACCCATACCATACTACAGGATTGACATGTTTGACAATAAGTTCTGATTCAACTTTAGCTGTTACTGGTTCTGAAGATGGTTCTGTCTATATTGTAAACATAACAACTGGAAag gttgTTAGTTCCCTGGTTTCACATTTAGATTCAGTTGAATGTATCTGGCTTACACCAAG CTCTCCTTGGGCTGCAACTGGAGGTATGGATAAGAAGCTTATAATTTGGGACTTGCAGCATTCATTGCCCCGTTGTACCTGCGAACATGAG GATGGAGTGACATGTTTGACATGGCTGGGCACATCCAGGTATCTAGCAACAGGCTGTATGGATGGGAAGGTTCGGTTATGGGATAGTCTCTCTGGTGATTGCGTAAGAACCTTGAATGGGCACAATGAGCCCATTCAGTCTCTCTCTGTATCTGCCAACCAAGAGTTCCTTGTTTCAGTATCTACTGATGGAACTGCCCGAGTTTTTGAGTTACATGAGTAA